The Magnolia sinica isolate HGM2019 chromosome 10, MsV1, whole genome shotgun sequence genome includes a window with the following:
- the LOC131257892 gene encoding alpha-galactosidase 1-like: MKGYLASQLLISLLLLISFSVSASRFLRSENDTRRNLLTNGVGMTPPMGWNSWNHFWCGINETIVRETADALVSTGLSKLGYEYVNLDDCWAELNRDSEGNFVARKSTFPSGIKALADYVHSKGLKLGIYSSAGYKTCTQTQPGSLDYEERDAMTFASWGIDYLKYDNCFFDGTKPIVRYPKMTRALMKTGRPIFYSLCEWGDMHPALWGDRVGNSWRNTMDIVDNWDSMVSRADANEVYAEYARPGGWNDPDMLEIGNGGMTNDEYIVHFSIWAISKAPLIIGCDLRSASNETLAILGNKEVIDVNQDPLGVQAKKVRMIGDCEVWAAPLTGYRMAVLFVNRALFAYGIPAHWDDLGLPQDTVVQVRDLWKHETLKKTYKNKFEPTIASHACKMFVLTPIS; the protein is encoded by the exons ATGAAGGGATACTTAGCTTCTCAACTCCTTATCTCTCTGCTTCTTCTCATTTCCTTCTCTGTATCCGCTTCTAGATTTTTACGTTCAGAAAATGATACTAGACGAAATCTTCTCACCAATGGTGTTGGCATGACGCCTCCAATGGG GTGGAATAGTTGGAATCACTTCTGGTGCGGTATTAATGAGACAATAGTCAGAGAAACTG CCGATGCTTTGGTATCAACTGGCCTTTCCAAGCTTGGATATGAATATGTTAATTTAG ATGATTGTTGGGCTGAGTTGAATCGTGACTCAGAG GGTAATTTTGTTGCTAGAAAATCGACCTTTCCATCGGGTATTAAGGCTCTGGCAGATTATGTACATAGCAAGGGGCTTAAGCTCGGAATTTATTCGTCTGCAGG GTATAAGACATGTACCCAGACTCAACCAGGGTCACTTGATTATGAAGAGAGAGATGCTATGACCTTTGCTTCATGG GGAATAGATTATTTAAAATATGATAATTGCTTCTTCGATGGTACTAAGCCGATAGTTCG atatcctaaaatgacacgaGCACTAATGAAGACGGGCCGTCCAATCTTTTATTCTCTCTGTGAATG GGGGGATATGCACCCGGCTCTATGGGGCGATAGAGTTGGAAACAGTTGGAGGAATACTATGGACATTGTTGATAACTGGGACAG CATGGTTTCTAGAGCTGATGCAAATGAAGTGTATGCTGAGTATGCAAGGCCTGGTGGCTGGAATG ATCCAGATATGCTTGAAATAGGAAATGGAGGGATGACAAATGATGAGTACATAGTCCACTTCAGCATTTGGGCTATTTCTAAGGCTCCCCTTATAATTGGATGCGATCTACGGAGTGCTAGTAACGAAACATTGGCAATCTTGGGCAACAAGGAGGTCATCGATGTTAACCAAG ATCCTCTTGGCGTTCAAGCGAAGAAGGTTAGGATGATAGGAGATTGTGAG GTTTGGGCTGCACCCTTGACGGGCTATAGGATGGCTGTGCTTTTTGTAAATCGGGCACTCTTTGCATATGGCATCCCAGCTCACTGGGATGACCTTGGTCTCCCACAAGACACGGTGGTCCAAGTGAGAGATCTCTGGAAG CATGAGACGTTGAAGAAGACATACAAGAACAAATTCGAGCCCACGATTGCTTCGCATGCATGCAAGATGTTCGTGTTGACACCGATATCTTAG